Proteins encoded within one genomic window of Oceanispirochaeta sp. M1:
- a CDS encoding 8-oxo-dGTP diphosphatase produces MKVSDVDWKNWVPTEDAVITYILKGNEVLLIHKKTGLGAGKVNAPGGHIEEGEAPLEAAVRETIEEVGLITSNLQYSGELFFHFLDGLQLKGTVYLCSDFKGEMIETDEALPFWCPLEEIPWDRMWEDDIHWLPRALKGEKFSGRFVFEKEKMLDSEIAFD; encoded by the coding sequence ATGAAAGTCAGCGATGTAGACTGGAAGAACTGGGTACCCACGGAAGATGCGGTTATCACATATATTCTTAAGGGTAATGAGGTTTTGCTTATTCATAAGAAAACAGGATTGGGTGCGGGTAAAGTCAATGCTCCCGGAGGGCATATCGAGGAAGGAGAGGCTCCTTTAGAGGCGGCTGTCCGGGAAACTATTGAAGAAGTAGGACTGATAACAAGCAATCTTCAATACTCCGGCGAACTTTTTTTTCATTTTCTTGACGGTTTACAGCTTAAAGGAACGGTATATCTATGCAGTGATTTCAAGGGTGAGATGATTGAGACTGATGAAGCTCTCCCTTTCTGGTGCCCATTGGAAGAGATCCCCTGGGACAGAATGTGGGAAGATGATATCCATTGGCTTCCAAGAGCCTTGAAAGGTGAAAAGTTTAGCGGTCGCTTTGTATTCGAAAAAGAAAAAATGCTGGATAGCGAGATAGCTTTCGACTGA